A stretch of the Gavia stellata isolate bGavSte3 chromosome 11, bGavSte3.hap2, whole genome shotgun sequence genome encodes the following:
- the MOGAT1 gene encoding 2-acylglycerol O-acyltransferase 1, whose product MKVEFAPINIPLKRRFQTVAVLQWIFSFLLLAEFCCGFFVILILGNFWFLAVLYLLWLYLDWETPCTGGRRSQWVRSWTVWKYFREYFPIHLIKTADLNPNHNYLLGFHPHGVLVAGAFGNFCTGPSFKDLFPGLTPYLHIMPIWFGCPFFREYIMSAGMVSASKESVSYVLNNEGGGHASVIVIGGAEESLNAHPGSLTLNILKRKGFIKMALKHGAHLVPVFSFGENELFKQVANPKGSWLRNVQEKLQKIMGFALPLFHARGVFQYSFGLIPYRQPIHTVVGSPIPVKRNLNPTTEEIEQLHALYLQKLRKLFEDHKRNYGIPEHKSLIFE is encoded by the exons CGGAGTTTTGCTGTGGATTCTTTGTGATCTTGATCCTGGGCAACTTCTGGTTCCTTGCTGTTCTGTACCTGCTGTGGCTCTACCTTGACTGGGAAACGCCATGCACAGGGGGCAGACGGTCCCAGTGGGTCAGAAGCTGGACTGTTTGGAAGTACTTTAGGGAATACTTTCCCATTCAT CTCATAAAAACTGCAGATCTGAACCCAAATCACAACTACTTACTTGGCTTTCACCCTCATGGCGTCTTGGTAGCTGGGGCCTTTGGAAACTTTTGCACTGGTCCAAGTTTCAAAGATTTATTTCCTGGGCTTACTCCGTACCTTCATATCATGCCCATCTGGTTCGGCTGTCCCTTCTTCAGAGAATACATAATGAGCGCTG GAATGGTTTCTGCATCCAAGGAGAGTGTCTCATACGTGCTGAATAACGAAGGAGGCGGCCATGCATCTGTCATCGTGATCGGAGGAGCAGAAGAATCTCTGAATGCACACCCTGGAAGTTTAACTTTGAACATCCTCAAGAGGAAGGGCTTTATTAAAATGGCCTTAAAACATGG GGCTCATCTGGTCCCAGTGTTTTCCTTTGGTGAAAATGAACTATTCAAGCAAGTTGCAAACCCCAAAGGTTCATGGCTCAGAAATGTACAGGAGAAGTTGCAAAAGATAATGGGCTTTGCTTTACCTCTGTTTCATGCTAGAGGAGTATTTCAATACAGTTTTGGCTTAATACCTTACAGGCAGCCTATTCATACTGTTG TGGGAAGCCCCATCCCTGTAAAACGGAACTTGAACCCCACCACTGAAGAGATTGAACAGCTCCATGCATTGTATCTACAGAaactaagaaaattatttgaagaTCATAAAAGAAATTATGGGATCCCTGAGCATAAATCTCTCATCTTCGAGTAG